A region of the Nocardia nova SH22a genome:
CTACTCATGGGGCTTATAAAGCATCCCCGGTCGGCTCACCGCATTCCTGACGAAATGACCGCTCCGACAGCCGATCCGAAAGAGACTCTGCAGGAGATTCGCGCTGCCGCAGCTGAGCAGCTCCCCGGTGCAAGGATCCGCCGCCGCCTGTTCTGGCGGTACTCACTGGTGTACGACAAGCCTCTCGGCGACCAGCTGTCCAAGACGAACGGATAGCGCTGAAAACGCATGCCTTATAGCTTGGGTTGCGTCGATACGCGTGGTGACTCAAGCCCGGGTCGAATCTAGCGAGGTTTCGCCGACAGCCGCGTTAGAGCAGGCAGGTAGGTGGCTGGAGCGCGATCGCTAGAAACTGAGCGGAGGGAGCGTTGCGCGATGAAGTTCGCTTACAGGGTGGAGAGCCTCGTCAAACGGTATCCAGGGCAAGCAGCGCCCGCCGTCGATGGGATGACGTTCGAAATTCGGGAGGGGGAAATATTCGGCATGCTCGGAGACAACGGCGCAGGAAAGACAACCCTGGTGCGCCAGCTCGCGGGGCTCCTGCAGCCCACAAGCGGCCGAGTCGAATTGTTCGGTCGAGATGTCACCCGTGATCCCCGTTTCATCTCGACAGTCATCGGCTACATGCCGCAGAGCAGCGCGGCTTTGAATCGCCTGACGGTCCGCGAAGCGATCTATTTTGCTGCTCACCTGCGCGGTCTATCCCGTATGGACGCACGACGCGAATGCGATGAACTACTCGAGCTCTGGCGCCTCGGCCCCATTGGGGGTCAGGTCTGTTCGCGGCTGTCGGGTGGCCAACGGCGATTGCTCCAATTGGCCGTCGCCATGTCGGGACATGCACCGGTACTCATACTCGACGAGCCGACCAACGACCTCGATCCACTCAACAAAAGGCATGTGTGGGAGGTTCTCTCCGACTGGAACGTCCGGCTAGGAACCACTATCGTGCTCGTTACCCACGACGCGGTTGAAGCGGAGAAAGTGATCCAGCGGGTCGGCATCGTGCAACGGGGAAGCTTCACCGCACTGGGGACGCCCGCGCAGCTGAAATCCGAGATCGCTCAGAAACTGCGCGTAGAGGTGCGATTCGAGCCAACCAATCCACCCAGCCTACCCTGTGATATTGCGCCGCAGGAGAAGGAAGACGGCTACTGGCTGTTCATGCTTGACAGGGACGATGCCACGATGCTGCTGGCCCACATGGAGTTTCACAAAGTGTCTGATCTCCGCCTCAATTCGACAACTCTCGAGGATCTGTACATCCACTATGCGTCCTGAACTGAAACAGCCCCCTCTACGCGTACAGCTGATGGACCTCCTATTGATTCAGCTCTCCAACTTCCGCTGGTCGTGGCGGAGCATGGTCGTGACCGGGACGCTCACCCCGGTGCTGATCGTGGCTTCCTTCGGTGCGGTAGCCGGGCGGGACAGCGTGAGCCTCAGTTACGTCCTGTGTGGCAGCATCGTATTGTCGTTGATGTTCCAGAATCAGAACAATGTGGCCAACAATTTTGCGTACATGAAGGAAATGGGAACCCTTGACTTCTTCGCGACGCTGCCGCTGCACCGTTCTGTAGTGATCGTCGCGACTGTGTTGTCGTTCTTTCTGCTGTCTATTCCGGCCCTAGTTGTGACAGCGGTGGCGGGCATCCTACTACTCGGGGTCAACGTCGATGCCAGCCCGTATGCCGCGGTAGTGATTCCGTTGTGTGTGCTGCCTTTGGCCGGCATAGGCGCGTTGATCGGCATCCTGGCCAGATCGACGGAGGAGGCGGGCTCGGCGAGCCTGCTAGTGACTCTGGTGCTGCTCTTCTGCGGGCCGGTGATGCTGCCGCCGGATCGACTGCCTGACTGGATCATGACCATCAGCTTCGTAAGCCCGACCACTTACGGCGCATCCGCGATCCGACAGGTCCTTGTAGGGCCGGTGACCGACAAGCTTTGGATTGACGCCGGAGTATTGGTGCTGGTGTCCTTCCTCACCCTGTGGCTCGCCGGGCACAAATTGCCATGGCGCGAGCGATAGCCGAGGACGGTTGTGTTGCCATAACTCCTGCCATAGCCTCGGACGTCTACAGAACCTTGCCAGCGCTGGCGGCGTTCGACATTCAGGGCGCAGAAACCGGGGTTTCTGTGCTACCGCACCGCGACAGCGCGACCCCCAACACGAAGGTCGACGCCGCCGCGCGTTGAGTTGCTCCGGCCGAACTCCACCCGAGCACTGTCTCACCGCGGAGTAACAGCGACTCGAATTCCTTGGGGTGGAGAGTTCACAGAATCTAGGGGGCCCTGTGGGCAGAGACGATCAGGCGGTGGGATTTTTAGGGGCCGCAGGACCGAGCGATACGGATGGTTCCGGAGATCGCCCATCGTTGCCGAGTCGCCCGCGGACGATCGAGGACAACGACCAGAGAGCTAACACCAACGCCACTGTCCGAGTGGTGGAGTTGGGTCGCGCCAGCGTGCACCACATCAGCTTCTATGCCACCAGCCCGGCAGTACATGTGCTCCCCTCACGGCCAGGGCACACCGCCATCGTTGTTGGCCGCCAAGGGCTGCTTGGGCTTGGTACATCGGCGCCCGACCACCACATCCTGGTGGGTCAAGGCGACCTCGTGGCCTGCGACAACACTCGTCCATTAACGATGCAGCGATCGTCGCGCTCGGCCGGCGTTGTAATCCTGATCGTGCCGGTCCCGATGCGCCCGGACAAGCGACCTGCCCTCCTCATCAGAGCGGACGCGGCCGGCAGCAATGTGGTCGAGCTGATGCGCGGGTTCCTCGACAGAATCCTCACGTCCGCCCCGATGTTTTCCGCGGCGCAGGCACGCCACATCGAAGCCGCGGCAATGAACCTGGCTGCGGCCCTGGCCGAAGGCCAGGGCTCGAGCGGGCAGACAACTAAGCCGGATACCCAACAAGACCAGCTTCTTGCGCAGGTACTCGGCTACATCGACGCCAAACTTTCCGACCCTGGCATGACATCGGGTCAGGTCGCGGCAGCGCACCACATTTCGGTTCGCCACCTGCAACGGCTATTCAAGGCCGTAGACAGCACGCCGTCGGCTTGGATTCGACGGTGCAGGCTGGAGGCATGCCGCCGCGAACTGCGCGATCCGGCATTGCGGACTCTGTCGATCCAAGAAGTCGGTGTGCGAAACGGCTTCCTGCTGGCCTCGGATTTCAGCAGAGCGTTCCGCGGGCAGTACGGGATGCCGCCAGGAAAGTTTCGTGACGAGTGGTACGAGCCGGACGCCGACCGCCAATGATTTGGTCGCATCACGCCAATGACACCAACCTCCGATAACGGCAGTATTAGCGTCACAGCGGCATAGGACGGCCGACTCGATACATTTGATCCGCTCCACTCCGAAGGAAGCGTGATGGCTCGCCAACCACAACCGTCGACAGTCGAATTATTTCGCGCACTCGACGTCGACGTAGATCTCACTGCGGATAATTTCGCTGCCGCAGAGCGCTTGTTCCGCGCTGGCCGCGCCGACGAGCGCGTGCGAACGACCGACATCGCGGAGTTGACAGCCGACAATCTCGACGATGCCTATCGAATCCAGCGCATCAACATCCGAAAAGAAATCAACGAGGGACGCTCGGTTGTCGGATACAAGGTCGGCCTCACGTCGGAAGCCATGCAGCAACAATTGCGCACCGCCGAGCCCGATTCCGGAATTCTCCTCGATCGCATGGTCCAGCCCAGCGGATGCACCGTAGACAAAGAGACCCTGTTCAGTGGCCGAATAGAAGCCGAGTTCGCGGTCGAGCTGTCGCCGACTGCCAGACCGGACCAGTTGATCGACGAGGCCGGAATCCGAAGCAATATCTCCAGGACCATGCTCGCCCTCGAAGTTCTCGACACAAGATACGAAAGCTGGTTGATCAGCCTCTGGCACAGCATCGCGGACAACGCTTCATGCGCTATGGCAGTGGTCGGCACACCGACGGAAGAGGTTTGGGCCGAACAGTTGAAAGATCTCACCATCGACGTTTTTGTTGATGGGGAAAAGCGAGACAGCGGCAAAGGGTCAGCCGTCCTCGGCGACCCGATCAACTCGGTCGTATGGCTTGCGCGTCAGCTGAAACGTTCGGGGCTTTCGCTGCATCCCGGTGACATCGTTATCACCGGGTCGGTGCATGCGAGCATCGCTCTCGAAGGCGTCTCCGAGGTCGTAGCCCGTTCACACTCGCACGACGACGTTGTCGCGCGGTTTCGCTGACTGCGACAGCCAATCGAAAAGTTCCAGCTCTATTGAGGGGTCAAGTGATGACAATATTGCGCACTGCCATAGTCGGGGCCGGGCGAATCGGAATGGACATGCTGTACCGTGTAGCAACCTCCGATTACCTCAGCATCGAACTGATTATCGGCCGCCCCGGAAGCAAAGGTCTGCATCTCGCGCACGAGGCCGGATACACGGTGTCCGACAGAGGGCTTTCGGCGGAACTCGACCGAGGTGTCGAATTCGACGTAATTTTCGATGCCTCCGATGCCGCCGCGCACGTCGATCATTGGAAGCGTGCCAGCAGCACGGGCGCTCTGGTTGTCGATCTCACCCCGAGCCATATCGGAACCCCGATCGTACCCGTTGTCAATATCGACGATGTTCGGCACAACCGTAATGTCAATCTGGTCAGCTGTGCCGGTCAAGCCTCGATCCCGATCGTGAGCAGAATGGTGCGGGAGCTCGCTCCATCCTATGTAGAGATCGCCGCGACTGCGGCAGCGGTCACTATCGGACCCGCTACTCGGCGCAATATCAATCCGTTTATCGAGAATACGGCAACGGCGATCCGCGAAATCTCGGGACTGTCGAATATTAAGTTCATGGCTGGAGGGACGCCTGCGACGCCGGAGCCCGACTTCAGGGTGAGCATCGCGATGGCAGGCGCGGCGCGGCAAGTCCCGCGTCCGGTACTGGAGGAAATCGTCCATTCGATACAGGACGATGTATCGCGATACTCACCCGGCTACAGCGCATACGTGATCGAGCATTCCGACACGTTCACAAATGTCATGGTCACAGTCACGGCCCACGCACCCATGATCCCCTCATACGCCGGCAATCTGGAGATCATCAACAGCGCCGCCGTCGAAGTGGTTCGGCGTTACGCCGACATGAGCGCGCAGGTAGCATGATGGCCGGGACAGAAGGCGCCCAGTCCAACAAGCCAGCGGTGACGATCTATGACGTCACCCTGCGCGACGGTCAGCATGCGGTCGATCACCAGCTCGATGTCGACCAGATCGCCCACTACGCTGAGGTCGCAAAGAGCGCCGGAATACCGATAATCGAGGTGGGCCACGGAAATGGCCTCGGTGCATCGTCATTGCATCTCGGACAAGCACGTCTGGACGACCTGCTCATGCTGGAGACAGCCCGCGAGGCCGCGCCGGACGCGCGCCTGGCTGCCTTCCTCTGTCCGGGAATGGGCACATTCACCGACATCGACGGCGCACGCTCGCGCGGCGCGGACATTCTGCGAATTGGTGTTCATGCCACCGGTGCCGACTTCTGCGAGTCCTACGTTGACAAGGCGCTGCGAGCTGGACTGGAGTGCCATGCGGTCTTGATGATGAGTCACATGGCCAGCACGGACGAGTTGGTGGCCAACGCGGCGCTGTTATCTGAGTATGGGTGCACGACAGTCGGAATGATGGACAGCGCCGGCCACTACATGCCCGAAGAGGTAGGTCAGCGTATTGCGGCGATGAGGCAGGCGATACCGGGCGATCTTTCGTTTCATGCGCACAACAACCTGGGCTTGGCGACCGCCAACGTTCTTGCTGCCGTCGATGCGGGCGCCACAGTGATCGACGCCAGTTCCAGAGGATTTGGTGCAGGTGCAGGCAACGCGCAGCTCGAAGTGGTCTGCGCCTTGATGGACCGCCTCGGCATCTACACCGGCGTGAGCCTAGACGGCTGCCTGCAAACATCGGAGCTCGCTGCCGCCGAACTGATACAAACACCGCCACTCGTCGACGCGGTGAGCCTTGTCAGCGGCTTGGCCGGCGTCTTCTCTGGGTTCAAGAGAAAGGTCCTCGCGGCTGCATCCGAATACGGCGTAAGCCCGTGGGACATCTTCTTCGAGCTGGGGCGAATGCAGGCCATCGCCGGCCAGGAGGACCTCATCCCCATAGCGGCGAAACATCTGGCCGCACAGCCAAACACGCACACTCAACCGAGGAGGCAGTATGCCATCCGCTGACGCTCCGGCGACTGGACGCCCCCGTCGCAGCGCACTGGTCACACCGGCGTTACGACCTGATCGATACCTGAATGCATTGACCTGCGGTGCCGCAGTCGGCATCGTGGATCTTGAGGATTCGGTTGCCGAGGACAAAAAGCGCGACGCCCGCAGCATGGCCGCCGAGTTCTTCTCGATGTCCGCGGATACCGAGACACTGCGAGGCATCCGGATCAACGCGCTGACCACCGAGCACGGACTGTACGACCTACTCGCGCTCACCGAATGGTCCGCGAAACCCGCCAGCATCCTCGTGCCGAAGGCGGAATCACCGCGCGACTTCGACATCGTCGCAGAGGTCGTTGACGAACCCGGCTACCAACCGCTTCTGTACGCGCTTGTCGAGACGCCGCGGGCGATCGACGAGGTACAGGCAATAGCCGCTCACCCGCGGGTAGCCGGACTCTCCTTCGGCGCAGCCGATTACGCTTTGCTGATCGGTGCCACGAGGGATTCGCTGTCACTAATCTCCGCGCGGCAAGCGATCGTCAATGCGGCACGTAGGTACGGAAAAATGGCAGTGGACTCTCCCTTCTTCGAATTAGAGGAGGTGGAATCCCTGGTTCGTGAGGCGAACGAGGCGAAGTCGTTCGGATTCCATGGCAAAGGTGCCGTGCACCCGAGCCAGGTGGCGATCATCGATGCCTGCTTCTCGCCCACGGCAGAAGAAATCGCGTTCGCGTATGACGTCGTAGAAAGTAGCTCGCGCAATTCGGGCATCGCGCGAATCAACGGCAGAATGGTCGGTGCGCCGATCGCCCAGGCGGCTCGAAATACCATCGAAGAGTACGAAGGGGGCGGACATGTCTGAGGTGGCCCAGGAGAGCGGGGCGCTACACGGATACCGCATGCTGTCGTCCGGAGCTTATCGTGAGGTTGTCGGATTGGATTTCGGCGATCTCGCCGAGGGGCTCACCGTCGAGCACCGCCCCGGTCGTACTGTCACCGAATACGACGACATGCTGTTCTGTGCCCTGACCGGGAATGTTGCTCCCATCCATACCGACTACAAATTTGCCGAGAAGACTCGATGGAAGCGGCCTCTCGTGTGTGGATCCGTGACGTTGGGCATTGCCGTCGGCATGACCACCCGCACGTTCAGCGGAATGACCATCGCCAATTTGACTTTGGCCAATGCGAAGTTCTCGCATCCGGTATTCGCGGGCGATACCCTGTACGCTGCCAGCACAGTCAACGAACTCCGGCTCAGTGATTCTGTGCCGAATTTGGGGATCGTGTCCATTACGACAGTCGGGTATGTCGATGCCCACGAAGTCCTGAGCTTTGACCGATCTTTCATGTTGCCGGTGAATTCCGAGGCTGAGCGAGACGATCTCGGCTACTGATAGTCCTGGGGAATGGGGTACAGATGGCGACCGATATCACCGTCACCGTCGCTTCGGCGAAACAGTGGAGCGAATTTGTAGACCTGGCGAAACGAAGTTACGGACAGGACATCAAGGACGCCGAGCAGCTGAGAGAGGTGGCCGACTGTCGAGTAGCGGTTCGATCGGGCACGGTTATCGCCGGCGGCGTCGGTCTCACCGCAGAACAGTTCTTCGGTGGTCAGGAGGTTCGCAGCGGACTGCTCGCCGGCGGTTGTATCGCCCCCGAGGAGCGGGGCAGCAGGCTGGCTGGTCAACTCCTGCTCGGTCGGATCGGGCCACTCATCGACGACGGTGCGGTCCTCGTTAGCGCTTGGACGACCTCGAACGAATACGGCCGTAAGCTCGGCTGGCAGGCGCCGTGTCCGGTCTACTCCTGGAGGGTTCGGGCAGATGACCTGCGACGGGCATTCTCTGGCAGCGCGTACCAGGTGAACTTCGGGATCAGCGCCGAAGGCGAGACGCTGATCGGTGAGGTGTGCCGACGATGGAACGGTGCGATCAGACGACCGCCATGGTGGACCGAGTGGAAGATCCGTCAGATGGGACTCGACGTGTACGAGTTCCGTGATGACTCGGGCATCGTAAGCGGTGTCACAACGGTCTCAGGAGTATCCAAGGAGCCGGTCCGGGAACTGCGCGTGCATGACTTCATCGCTGGAGATGCGGCGGTGGCAGCCACCATGTTCAACTTCTTGAGCCGGTACAACAGCCTGGCGGAATGGGTGGGGTTTCGGCGCGCTAGTTTGCCGCCTGCTCCTTTGCTCCTACACAACTTGAGCCGGGTTCGCGCCGAAGCTCAGGCGCATCATCCGTGGATGTTGCGGATCCTCAACGTCGAGGGGGCGCTACAGCAGCGAGGCTGGCGTGAGATGGAGGAACAGGAGTTCACCATGGCGCTGGTGGACAATTTCACGGGCGAAACAAGTAGATATGACATAGAGGTGCGTAAAGGTGCCGCAGATGTGTCGAAGTCGACACGCGACCCTGACTTCACCTTGGACATGTGCCAATTGGCCTCGTGGTACGCGGGCGGATATCGATCTGCGGAATCTGCAAGGCTTGATGGAATTTCTTGCCACTCGTCTGCGCCCAGCCGAGCGCTCGATGATTTCGTAGCGTTGACGAACGCGCACGAGGTGTGGCTGCCCGAGCAATTCTGACCATCAATTCCTGGCGGGCGGGCGGGCCACGACGGAGGGGTAGGAATTAGGATGAATGATAAAAAGATTCTGATCACCGGCGGCGCTGGATTCATCGGAGGCCACCTCGCGCGCGCTATGGCCGCTCTCGGACGTGAGGTGATCGTCGTAGACGACCTGAGGGTCCCACCGATGATCTCACCCGATGGCACTGTGAAGCTGGTCGAAAAGCCGGTGCTCGAGCTCGATGCGGACGATCTGGCCAATGTCGAGCTGATTTACCATCTGGCATCCCATAAGAGCGTGCCGCGGTCGTTCCATCAGCCGCTCGACTATCTGGAAAACGTCGACTCCGGGCGGCATCTGCTGAACCTGTGTACGGCCGTCGGCACCCCGAAAGTGGTGGTGGCCAGCACGTGTGAGGTCTATGGCCAGGCGAGTGCCTTGCCGACGCCGGAAGAGGCACCATTGTCGCCCCGTTCGCCCTACGCGGCGACCAAGGTCGGCCTGGAGATGATCGCGCGGGCGCATCAGCGGGCACCGGGTGCGCCCGAGGTCGGGGTCGTCCGCTTCTTCAACGTCTACGGCCCGGGCGAGCGGCCCGACGAACTCGTCCCAAGGCTGTGCGCGAACCTGTTGCTGCGCAACGAGTTGCCCGTCGAGGGAGACGGTTCGCAACGGCGCGACTTCAGCTTCGTCACCGACACCGTTGACAAGCTCATCGGATTGGCCGACCGACCACTGGCACCCGTGATGAACATCGGATCCGGCCGATCCTATTCGGTGAACGAGGTGATCGAGGTATTGCAGGAATATTCGCCGGGGGCCCGGATCGTCCACAAGCCAGCCCGGATCAACGAGATCCAGGAGTTCCGGGCCGACACCGCGCTACAGGTCGGTTCGACCGGCAATCCTGCGACTCCGGTGAGTCTCCTGGATGGCATACGGGCAACCTTCGAGTGGTGGGCCGCCCGAGATCGGCAAGAAATCGAACGGCGGCTTTTCCGAGAGGAATCCAACTGATGGCGAACTACACTGCTCCGGTCCGGGCCAGCCTGGACGTCACCTACGCATGCGACCTCCGTTGCATACACTGCCGAACCAATACCGGTGAGATCCCAGTCCATATTCGACGCAAGATGCTGTCGATCGAACAGCTGCAGCAAGTCATGATCGAGCTGGATCGAATGGGGACCTTCGAGATCACGCTCACAGGAGGAGAGCCGACGATCCGCAAAGGCTTCTGGGAACTTCTCGATGTCGTACCGAAGCTCGAGCATGCGACTGTCACGCTGATCACCAATGCAGCCAACCATTCGAGGGAACAGCTCGACCGCATCATCGACAGCGGTGTGCGGTCTGTCCGGGTCAGCATCGACGGCACGAGGGAAACCTTCAGCAAGGTGCGGCTCGTCGACGCGTTCGACACGGTGATCGAGAACTCGATCTACCTCATGCAGCGTGTTCCGAGCTTCAAGGTCCTCACAACGGTGATGAAGACCAACCAGGACAACCTATTCGAGTTGACGGACTACCTGCGCGCGCGCGGCTTTCGCCGCCAGGATCTGATCCTGGTGCGTGCACACGGCCGGGGTGGACGGAACCGGCTGTTGCTGACCGAAGATGAGACCATGGCGCTGCATCGACAAGTGGCCGATTTCAAGCGAGACGTGCCGGCCGTCGACTTCGACCTCAATCTGAACGCGCCCTACCTCATTCCAGGCGAGCAGGTCCGGGAGTTTCAGGATGTCGTGATGTTCCCCTACTACATCCGTGACAGCGGAGTGGCGATCTCGGCGACAGGTGATGTGACGATGAGCAGGCTCTACAGCGCACTGCCGCTGGGCAACACCAAAGAAGCGTCTGTCCAGGACATCTGGAAGCTGGGGCAGGCTCAGGTCGACCAGGAACAGGAGGAGTTCACCGAGGATCGGCTGCGGGAGATCTTCTGGAGCTTCGCCGCGGACGACGGGAAGGTGTCGATTCCGCTCACCTCGCTGCTGGACCGACAGATTTTCGAAGGCGCGGAGGTTCGATAGATGGAAATCGTACTGACTGTCTCCGACCAGGCCTGGGGCGGCAAACAGAGATATATGCAACAGGTGGCCGCGGGACTGGCTCAAGTCGGCCACGCGGTGTCCGTCGTCGTCGAGGACGGTAGCGCCATGCTTACGGCGTGCGAAGCCGCCGGTCTGCGTACGGTGTGCGTGTCGGCGTTCGGCACTGACACGCCAGCGGTCGACGCATTGCGTGAGGTTTTCCAGATGAGCGATCCGTCGATCGTCTGTGTGACAGGTCGCGCGGACGCTGCCGCAGTGGTCGCAGCACGGACCGCGATCAGCGAATCAGCCGCCCTCTGCCTCTTCCGACACTCGGCGTTCCCGTTGGGGACGACAGAGGAGGTGCGTGATCTGTTCAACAATGTCGATCTGGTTTTCGCGACGGCACGAGAGCAGCGGGAGCGTCAATTCGAGCCGCTCGTCGCCGCCGGCGCTCTGCGCAGCGATCAGGTCGAGGTATTGACAAGCGGTATCAGCGAGGAGTTCCTGCGTGCGCTGCACGCTGCCGATCGCGTGGCGATGCGCACGCAGCTGGGGATCGACCAGGACCAGTTCGCGTTCCTGGTGCTTGCGCGGCTGTCCTGGGAGAAGGGGGTCGACCGGGTGATCGACGCCTTCGCGCGCCTGAAACAAGCCCCAGACCCGGCACGTGCCGTGCTGCTGATTGCCGGAGAGGGGCCGCTGGAAGCGGATTTACGGAGTCAAGCCGAACATCTCGACGTCGCGGACGACGTCCATTTCCTCGGTAGGCACGCCGAAGTTGCCCCGCTCATCGTGGCCAGCGATGCAGTCGTCCTGGCCAGCACGGTTCCAGAGACTGGCCCGTTAGCGTTGAAGGAAGCCATGGCGGGTGGGCGGCCAGTGATCGCATCGGCGCAGGGCGGTATCCCGGAATTCGTGACCGATGAGCAGCACGGGTTGCTCGTCGTCGATGACGAAGACCTATTACAGGCCATGCGTCGCAGTGCTGAAGATCCTCGCCAGTCGGACGCGATGGGCGCGGCGGGCCGTGAGGCGCTACTCGGGGGGCACCGTATGGCCCGGCGATTGGAATACCTGGTCCAGCGCCTGGATCTGTTGGCTCTCGACCGGCTCGACGTCGACACCGTGCTCGCCGAATTGGCTTGGGACGATATCAGACTGCGCGATGAAGCGGACGGTGGATTCATCTTCGTGCCACGCACGTCACAGATCATGGAACTCGACGCGAAAACGTACTCGATCGTGCGCGGCGCCTTCGATGCAGATGACCCGCAGTCCATCGTTCGATCGACGACCCCGACACCGCAGGAGTTGGCTCGGAGCTTGTATCAGATGGGCGCTCTAGTTCGTCAATCGAGCATTCCGCAACGGACCACGGCCGCGCGCATGGAAGCGTCTGCCTGATGCTTGTGCCGAATCCGATCGTATGCGGGCGTGTCGCCGGGGCCGAGGGAACAGCATGCGAATCCTGGTAACCGGCGGGGCCGGATATGTCGGTTCCTTCGTCGTGCGTCGCCTGCTGACGGAGGGACACGAGGTGACGGTGGTGGACAGCCTGGTAAACAGCCTGCGACCGACTGCACCCGATATCCGGTTTCATCACGTGGATGTCCGTGATCGCACGACATTGTGCGATGTGATCACAGCGAGCCGACCGGAAGCGGTAGTCCATTGCGCCGGACTGAAATCGGTGGGCCAATCGGTCGAACTGCCCTGGCTGTACTACGACGTCAACGTGGCAGGCACGCTCAATGTGCTTGCCGCGGCTCGGGCGGCCGAGACGGAGCACTTCGTGTTCTCCTCCTCGTGCTCGGTGTACGGATCTCCCCAGATCTCACCCGTCGGGGAGGACGCGCCCACGCTGCCGCAAAGCCCGTACGCCAGTACGAAACTGGCCGCCGAACATGCCATCGAGGCATGTGCCGCTGCACAGGACATGACCGCCGTGCACCTGCGCTACTTCAATGCCGCGGGCGCCAGCGCGGACGGAAGCCACGGCGAGCTGGTAACTCGCTACAATACCCAGATCTTGCCACTGGCATGCATGGCAGCGCTCGGTGCCGGGCCCCCGCTGCGAGTATTCGGAAAGGACTATCCCACTCGCGACGGCACTGCGGTGCGCGACTACGTGCACGTCGAGGACCTGGCACGGGCGCACGTCGCCGCCCTCGGCGCCGGCGGCAGGCGCCCGACCGGCACCTTCAACCTGGGACGAGGCGAGGGCACCAGCATCGGCGAGCTGCTCGCCGCTCTCGAGCACATCGCCGGGCAGAAAATTCCTGTTGTCGAGGCGCCAAGACGCAAGGGCGATCCCGTGCAGACCTGGGCGGACACCTTCGCGG
Encoded here:
- a CDS encoding NAD-dependent epimerase/dehydratase family protein, with the translated sequence MNDKKILITGGAGFIGGHLARAMAALGREVIVVDDLRVPPMISPDGTVKLVEKPVLELDADDLANVELIYHLASHKSVPRSFHQPLDYLENVDSGRHLLNLCTAVGTPKVVVASTCEVYGQASALPTPEEAPLSPRSPYAATKVGLEMIARAHQRAPGAPEVGVVRFFNVYGPGERPDELVPRLCANLLLRNELPVEGDGSQRRDFSFVTDTVDKLIGLADRPLAPVMNIGSGRSYSVNEVIEVLQEYSPGARIVHKPARINEIQEFRADTALQVGSTGNPATPVSLLDGIRATFEWWAARDRQEIERRLFREESN
- a CDS encoding glycosyltransferase family 4 protein; this encodes MEIVLTVSDQAWGGKQRYMQQVAAGLAQVGHAVSVVVEDGSAMLTACEAAGLRTVCVSAFGTDTPAVDALREVFQMSDPSIVCVTGRADAAAVVAARTAISESAALCLFRHSAFPLGTTEEVRDLFNNVDLVFATAREQRERQFEPLVAAGALRSDQVEVLTSGISEEFLRALHAADRVAMRTQLGIDQDQFAFLVLARLSWEKGVDRVIDAFARLKQAPDPARAVLLIAGEGPLEADLRSQAEHLDVADDVHFLGRHAEVAPLIVASDAVVLASTVPETGPLALKEAMAGGRPVIASAQGGIPEFVTDEQHGLLVVDDEDLLQAMRRSAEDPRQSDAMGAAGREALLGGHRMARRLEYLVQRLDLLALDRLDVDTVLAELAWDDIRLRDEADGGFIFVPRTSQIMELDAKTYSIVRGAFDADDPQSIVRSTTPTPQELARSLYQMGALVRQSSIPQRTTAARMEASA
- a CDS encoding radical SAM protein codes for the protein MANYTAPVRASLDVTYACDLRCIHCRTNTGEIPVHIRRKMLSIEQLQQVMIELDRMGTFEITLTGGEPTIRKGFWELLDVVPKLEHATVTLITNAANHSREQLDRIIDSGVRSVRVSIDGTRETFSKVRLVDAFDTVIENSIYLMQRVPSFKVLTTVMKTNQDNLFELTDYLRARGFRRQDLILVRAHGRGGRNRLLLTEDETMALHRQVADFKRDVPAVDFDLNLNAPYLIPGEQVREFQDVVMFPYYIRDSGVAISATGDVTMSRLYSALPLGNTKEASVQDIWKLGQAQVDQEQEEFTEDRLREIFWSFAADDGKVSIPLTSLLDRQIFEGAEVR
- the galE gene encoding UDP-glucose 4-epimerase GalE yields the protein MRILVTGGAGYVGSFVVRRLLTEGHEVTVVDSLVNSLRPTAPDIRFHHVDVRDRTTLCDVITASRPEAVVHCAGLKSVGQSVELPWLYYDVNVAGTLNVLAAARAAETEHFVFSSSCSVYGSPQISPVGEDAPTLPQSPYASTKLAAEHAIEACAAAQDMTAVHLRYFNAAGASADGSHGELVTRYNTQILPLACMAALGAGPPLRVFGKDYPTRDGTAVRDYVHVEDLARAHVAALGAGGRRPTGTFNLGRGEGTSIGELLAALEHIAGQKIPVVEAPRRKGDPVQTWADTFAAEEGLKWTAQLDLADIVQSAWRWHSSPNGRLTAVG